The following proteins come from a genomic window of Streptomyces sp. NBC_00539:
- a CDS encoding ABC transporter ATP-binding protein produces MASVTFDKATRLYPGGDKPAVDQLELEIQDGEFLVLVGPSGCGKSTSLRMLAGLEDVNGGAIRIGERDVTHLPPKDRDIAMVFQNYALYPHMSVADNMGFALKIAGEDKATIRRKVEEAAKMLDLTQYLDRKPKALSGGQRQRVAMGRAIVRKPQVFLMDEPLSNLDAKLRVSTRTQIAALQRDLGITTVYVTHDQVEAMTMGDRVAVLKDGLLQQVDTPRNMYDRPANLFVAGFIGSPAMNLVEVPITDGGVKFGDSVVPVSREALAAAADAGDRTVTVGVRPEHFDIGDTGGLTITVNVVEELGADGYVYGSVADATAGKQDLVVRVNGRQVPEKGSTLHVVPRPDEIHVFSTSSGARLSD; encoded by the coding sequence ATGGCTTCTGTCACCTTCGACAAGGCGACCCGGCTCTACCCGGGCGGCGACAAGCCCGCCGTCGACCAGCTCGAGCTGGAGATCCAGGACGGGGAGTTCCTCGTCCTCGTCGGCCCCTCGGGCTGCGGCAAGTCCACCTCGCTGCGCATGCTCGCCGGCCTGGAGGACGTCAACGGCGGCGCCATCCGCATCGGTGAGCGCGACGTGACGCACCTGCCGCCCAAGGACCGGGACATCGCGATGGTGTTCCAGAACTACGCGCTCTACCCCCACATGTCCGTCGCCGACAACATGGGCTTCGCCCTCAAGATCGCCGGTGAGGACAAGGCGACCATCCGTCGCAAGGTGGAGGAGGCGGCGAAGATGCTCGACCTCACCCAGTACCTCGACCGCAAGCCGAAGGCGCTCTCCGGCGGCCAGCGCCAGCGCGTCGCCATGGGCCGCGCGATCGTGCGCAAGCCGCAGGTGTTCCTCATGGACGAGCCGCTGTCGAACCTCGACGCCAAGCTCCGCGTCTCGACCCGCACGCAGATCGCCGCGCTCCAGCGGGACCTCGGCATCACCACCGTGTACGTCACCCACGACCAGGTCGAGGCCATGACCATGGGCGACCGGGTCGCGGTCCTCAAGGACGGTCTGCTCCAGCAGGTCGACACCCCGCGCAACATGTACGACCGGCCCGCGAACCTGTTCGTCGCCGGGTTCATCGGCTCTCCCGCCATGAACCTGGTCGAGGTGCCGATCACCGACGGCGGCGTGAAGTTCGGCGACAGCGTCGTCCCCGTTTCCCGCGAGGCGCTCGCCGCCGCCGCCGACGCGGGCGACCGCACCGTGACGGTCGGCGTGCGTCCCGAGCACTTCGACATCGGTGACACCGGCGGCCTGACGATCACGGTCAACGTGGTCGAGGAACTCGGCGCCGACGGCTACGTCTACGGTTCCGTCGCCGACGCCACCGCCGGCAAGCAGGACCTCGTGGTCCGCGTCAACGGCCGCCAGGTGCCCGAGAAGGGCTCGACCCTGCACGTGGTGCCGCGCCCCGACGAGATCCACGTGTTCTCGACGTCCTCGGGCGCCCGCCTCTCCGACTGA
- a CDS encoding pentapeptide repeat-containing protein, which translates to MVRKGQDRGRGGPVKAAKRAEVRLPELAAWQGGGLEPDGDYDAVEFVDVDFGRQEGIGARFMDCALRRCALDEAGLAKARILDSVLEGVRGVGTDLSGASLRDVELVEARLGGVQLHGAVLERVVVRGGKIDYLNLRKAKLKDVVFEGCVLVEPDFAGAVLERVEFRDCTLRGADFQGARMSDVDLREAVELGIARGVDALAGAVISPAQLYDLAPALAAQLGVRVVP; encoded by the coding sequence ATGGTGCGAAAGGGGCAGGACCGGGGGCGGGGCGGGCCGGTGAAGGCGGCGAAGCGCGCGGAGGTGCGGTTGCCGGAGCTGGCGGCGTGGCAGGGGGGTGGGCTGGAGCCGGACGGGGACTACGACGCGGTGGAGTTCGTGGACGTGGACTTCGGCCGGCAGGAGGGGATCGGGGCCCGGTTCATGGACTGTGCGCTGCGACGGTGCGCGCTGGACGAGGCGGGGCTGGCGAAGGCGCGGATCCTGGATTCGGTGCTGGAGGGGGTGCGGGGGGTGGGGACGGACCTGTCGGGGGCCTCGCTGCGGGACGTGGAGCTGGTGGAGGCGCGGCTCGGCGGCGTCCAGCTGCACGGGGCGGTGCTGGAGCGGGTGGTCGTGCGGGGCGGCAAGATCGACTACCTGAACCTGCGCAAGGCGAAGCTCAAAGACGTGGTCTTCGAGGGGTGCGTGCTGGTGGAGCCGGACTTCGCGGGGGCGGTGCTGGAGCGGGTGGAGTTCCGGGACTGCACGCTGCGGGGGGCGGACTTCCAGGGGGCGCGGATGTCGGACGTGGACCTGCGGGAGGCGGTGGAACTGGGGATCGCGCGGGGGGTGGACGCCTTGGCGGGGGCGGTGATCAGTCCGGCGCAGCTGTACGACCTGGCCCCGGCGCTGGCCGCGCAGCTGGGGGTGCGGGTGGTGCCGTAG
- a CDS encoding nucleotidyltransferase family protein has protein sequence MTDVPPVPPQPTHDAAAFPAAPTQAVVLAGGQGTRLRPYTDDRPKPMVEIPGTGVPIIGHQLAWLAAEGVTDAVVSCGHLAGVLQDWLGRTRLPLRVTTVVEEEPLGRGGGLKYAARHLPHADQPWYATNGDVWTRFSLREMAAFHKERDAVATLALARPRIPWGVVETNEFGQVLDFIEAPQSPYPVNAGVYVFGPAFAALLPDLGDHERTTFPRLARERRLAGFPLPQGAYWRAIDTAKDLTEAARELAAYGGS, from the coding sequence ATGACCGACGTTCCCCCCGTACCGCCCCAACCCACGCACGACGCGGCCGCGTTCCCGGCTGCCCCCACCCAGGCCGTGGTCCTGGCGGGCGGCCAGGGCACGCGGCTGCGGCCGTATACGGACGACCGGCCGAAGCCGATGGTCGAGATCCCGGGAACGGGCGTGCCGATCATCGGGCACCAGCTCGCCTGGCTGGCGGCGGAGGGGGTCACCGACGCCGTCGTCTCCTGCGGGCACCTCGCCGGGGTGCTCCAGGACTGGCTCGGCCGCACCCGGCTGCCGCTGCGGGTGACGACAGTCGTGGAGGAGGAGCCGCTCGGCCGGGGCGGCGGCCTCAAGTACGCCGCGCGCCACCTCCCGCACGCGGACCAGCCCTGGTACGCGACCAACGGCGACGTCTGGACCCGGTTCTCGCTGCGCGAGATGGCCGCCTTCCACAAGGAGCGCGACGCGGTGGCCACGCTGGCGCTGGCCCGGCCGCGGATCCCGTGGGGGGTCGTGGAGACCAACGAGTTCGGGCAGGTACTGGACTTCATCGAGGCGCCGCAGTCGCCGTACCCCGTGAACGCCGGCGTGTACGTGTTCGGCCCCGCCTTCGCGGCGCTGCTGCCCGACCTGGGCGACCACGAGCGGACCACCTTCCCCCGGCTGGCCCGGGAGCGCCGCCTCGCGGGCTTCCCGCTGCCCCAGGGCGCCTACTGGCGGGCGATCGACACGGCGAAGGACCTGACCGAGGCGGCCCGGGAGTTGGCGGCGTACGGAGGCTCCTGA
- a CDS encoding GNAT family N-acetyltransferase, whose product MIRNAVEADVPVIWSMIRELAEYEKVPQEARATQEQLREALFGELPAAFAHVAETEEGEAVGFSLWFLSFSTWRGVHGIYLEDLYVRPGARGGGHGKALLAELARICGERGYGRLEWSVLKWNEPTIAFYEALGARPQDEWTVYRLTDEALAGLAGPAESGAAG is encoded by the coding sequence ATGATTCGCAACGCTGTGGAGGCGGACGTTCCCGTCATCTGGTCCATGATCCGCGAGCTGGCGGAGTACGAGAAGGTGCCGCAGGAGGCGCGGGCCACCCAAGAGCAGTTGCGGGAGGCGCTGTTCGGGGAGCTGCCGGCGGCCTTCGCGCACGTCGCGGAGACGGAGGAGGGGGAGGCCGTCGGGTTCTCGCTGTGGTTCCTCAGCTTCTCGACGTGGCGCGGGGTGCACGGGATCTACCTGGAGGACCTGTACGTGCGTCCCGGCGCGCGCGGTGGTGGTCACGGCAAGGCGCTGCTGGCGGAGCTGGCGCGGATCTGTGGCGAGCGGGGGTACGGGCGGCTGGAGTGGTCGGTGCTCAAGTGGAACGAGCCGACGATCGCGTTCTACGAGGCGTTGGGCGCGCGGCCGCAGGACGAGTGGACGGTGTACCGGCTGACGGACGAGGCGCTGGCGGGGCTGGCGGGGCCGGCGGAGTCGGGGGCTGCGGGTTAG
- a CDS encoding response regulator transcription factor, which yields MTTILLCDDHVVVRAGLLALLGSEPDIEVLGEAGSGEEAVALAAKLRPEVVLMDLQLGAGIDGVEATRRITSAPNPPHVLVLTTYDTDADITRAIGAGATGYLLKAERPEELFTAIHSAAAGRTTLSAPVASRVMARMRGSRPTLTDRELDILGQLARGLGNRDIARALFISEATVKTHLGRIYDKLGVDTRAGAVSVAKEQRLLPS from the coding sequence ATGACCACGATCCTCCTCTGCGACGACCACGTGGTGGTCCGCGCCGGCCTGCTGGCCCTGCTGGGCAGCGAACCCGACATCGAGGTCCTCGGCGAAGCGGGCAGCGGCGAGGAGGCGGTCGCGCTGGCCGCGAAGCTCCGGCCCGAGGTGGTGCTGATGGACCTCCAGCTGGGGGCCGGCATCGACGGGGTGGAGGCCACCCGCCGCATCACCTCCGCCCCGAACCCCCCGCACGTGCTGGTCCTGACGACGTACGACACCGACGCGGACATCACCCGGGCCATCGGGGCGGGCGCGACGGGGTACCTCCTCAAGGCGGAACGGCCCGAGGAACTCTTCACCGCGATCCACTCGGCGGCAGCCGGCCGCACCACCCTCTCCGCGCCGGTGGCCAGCCGTGTGATGGCCCGCATGCGGGGGTCACGCCCGACGCTGACGGACCGTGAACTGGACATCCTCGGCCAGCTGGCCCGCGGCCTCGGCAACCGCGACATCGCCCGGGCCCTGTTCATCAGCGAAGCCACGGTCAAGACCCACCTGGGCCGCATCTACGACAAACTCGGCGTCGACACCCGCGCGGGAGCCGTCTCGGTAGCCAAGGAACAACGCCTCCTCCCGTCGTAA
- a CDS encoding NAD(P)/FAD-dependent oxidoreductase, giving the protein MTINGGISFWYATDHTATAPPRAPLTSDATADVVIVGGGYTGLWTAYYLKSSAPDLRVTVLEQKFCGYGASGRNGGWLYNGIAGRDRYAALHGHQAALRLQRAMNETVTEVIDVAAKEDIRADIHHGGVLEVARTPAQLSRLRAFHEGELAFGETDRVLHDATDTRARIDIADAVGSSWTPHGARIHPLKLVTGLAAACERLGVVIHESTPVTEIAPGRARTPYGTVRAPYVLRCTEGFTAALKGHKRSWLPMNSSMIVTAPLPPSTWQSLNWSDSALLGDMAHAYMYAQRTADDRIAIGGRGVPYRYGSRTDNDGTTQERTVASLTALLTSFFPLLTGVEVTHAWSGVLGVPRDWCATVTLDRTTGLGWAGGYVGSGVATANLAGRTLRDLVLGEATDLTALPWVNHRVRRWEPEPFRWLGVQALYAAYREADRRETATHTPTTTPLARLANRISGRH; this is encoded by the coding sequence ATGACGATCAACGGCGGCATTTCCTTCTGGTACGCGACGGATCACACCGCCACCGCCCCGCCCCGCGCCCCCCTCACCTCCGACGCCACGGCAGACGTCGTCATCGTCGGCGGCGGTTACACCGGCCTGTGGACCGCCTACTACCTCAAGTCCTCCGCACCCGACCTCCGCGTCACCGTCCTGGAGCAGAAGTTCTGCGGCTACGGCGCCTCCGGCCGCAACGGCGGCTGGCTCTACAACGGCATCGCCGGACGCGACCGCTACGCCGCACTCCACGGCCACCAGGCCGCGCTCCGCCTCCAGCGGGCCATGAACGAGACCGTCACCGAGGTCATCGACGTCGCCGCCAAGGAGGACATCCGGGCCGACATCCACCACGGCGGCGTCCTCGAAGTCGCCCGCACCCCCGCCCAGCTGTCCCGCCTGCGCGCCTTCCACGAGGGCGAGCTCGCCTTCGGCGAAACGGACCGCGTCCTGCACGACGCCACCGACACCCGCGCCCGCATCGACATCGCGGACGCCGTCGGCTCCAGCTGGACCCCCCACGGCGCCCGCATCCACCCGCTGAAACTCGTCACGGGCCTCGCGGCGGCCTGCGAACGGCTCGGCGTTGTCATCCACGAGTCGACCCCCGTCACCGAGATCGCCCCCGGCCGCGCCCGCACCCCGTACGGCACCGTCCGCGCCCCGTACGTCCTGCGCTGCACCGAGGGCTTCACCGCCGCCCTCAAGGGCCACAAGCGCTCCTGGCTCCCCATGAACTCCTCGATGATCGTCACGGCCCCCCTGCCCCCGTCCACCTGGCAGTCCCTGAACTGGTCCGACTCGGCGCTCCTCGGCGACATGGCCCACGCCTACATGTACGCCCAGCGCACCGCCGACGACCGCATCGCGATCGGCGGCCGCGGGGTCCCCTACCGCTACGGCTCCCGCACCGACAACGACGGCACCACCCAGGAACGCACCGTCGCCTCCCTCACGGCCCTGCTCACCTCGTTCTTCCCGCTGCTCACCGGAGTGGAGGTCACCCACGCCTGGTCGGGCGTCCTCGGCGTCCCCCGCGACTGGTGCGCCACCGTCACCCTCGACCGCACCACCGGCCTCGGCTGGGCCGGCGGCTACGTCGGCTCGGGCGTGGCCACCGCCAACCTCGCCGGGCGCACCCTGCGCGACCTGGTCCTGGGCGAGGCCACGGACCTCACCGCCCTCCCCTGGGTCAACCACCGCGTCCGCCGCTGGGAACCGGAACCCTTCCGCTGGCTCGGCGTCCAGGCCCTCTACGCCGCCTACCGCGAGGCCGACCGCCGCGAAACCGCCACCCACACCCCCACCACCACCCCGCTGGCCCGCCTCGCCAACCGCATCTCGGGCCGCCACTGA